The following proteins are co-located in the Micromonospora coriariae genome:
- a CDS encoding nitroreductase/quinone reductase family protein — MTEAIRDALEGVSEIDLTVTGRKTGRQISHPVWFVQEDESLFLVPITGSDSDWYKNVQRTPMIQVASNGTALSTSATAITDADRVNHVVEMFCDKYGADQVQAHYPKRDVAVQVALG, encoded by the coding sequence GTGACCGAAGCCATCAGGGACGCCCTGGAGGGCGTCAGCGAGATCGACCTCACCGTGACCGGCCGGAAGACCGGGCGGCAGATTTCGCACCCGGTGTGGTTCGTGCAGGAGGACGAGAGCCTGTTCCTGGTCCCGATCACCGGCTCGGACAGCGACTGGTACAAGAACGTGCAGCGGACACCGATGATCCAGGTGGCCTCGAACGGCACGGCGTTGAGTACGAGCGCCACCGCGATCACCGACGCCGACCGGGTCAACCACGTCGTGGAGATGTTCTGCGACAAGTACGGCGCGGATCAGGTGCAGGCGCATTACCCGAAGCGCGACGTCGCCGTTCAGGTCGCGCTCGGGTAA
- a CDS encoding endonuclease/exonuclease/phosphatase family protein: MLPTPTTSWRAARVTLAAAIALVSLGVFGAPVHAEGKSKVTVMTRNLFLGGDLTPSIGAPTPGAFLAANSALLSHVDLVDFPARAKLLAREITKNKPDLVGLQEVALWRTGTFGDPAPATEIRYDYLALLMGELSRSGHAYDVAVVQAEADLEAPAGAPHLLDVRLTMRDVILVRHGGRVKVTDSSSGTFVNNLTFTLAATNGTVTSTRGWTAVDVVHGRRPFRFVNTHLEAFHPGVRVLQARELLAGPLATAPGDVILVGDLNTGPELPVAENRLAYAALVAGGMRDTWQILHPGEPGYTAGLGDDLNQPADAVEHRIDMVLFRGAVVPVSSLIFGTERQTPDGRWASDHLGYLAVLALK, from the coding sequence ATGCTCCCGACACCCACCACCTCCTGGCGAGCGGCGAGGGTCACGCTCGCAGCCGCCATCGCCCTGGTCAGCCTCGGCGTTTTCGGCGCACCCGTGCACGCCGAAGGTAAATCCAAGGTCACCGTGATGACCCGGAACCTCTTTCTGGGCGGCGATCTGACGCCATCCATCGGCGCGCCGACGCCGGGGGCGTTCCTGGCCGCGAACTCCGCGCTGTTGAGCCACGTCGACCTGGTCGACTTTCCCGCCCGGGCGAAGCTGCTCGCCCGCGAGATCACCAAGAACAAGCCGGACCTGGTCGGACTGCAGGAGGTCGCCCTGTGGCGCACCGGCACGTTCGGTGACCCCGCACCCGCCACCGAGATCCGGTACGACTACCTGGCCCTGCTGATGGGCGAGCTGAGCCGCTCCGGTCACGCGTACGACGTCGCGGTCGTACAGGCCGAGGCCGATCTGGAGGCGCCGGCGGGCGCGCCGCACTTGCTCGACGTCCGGCTCACGATGCGCGACGTGATCCTGGTGCGTCACGGCGGCCGGGTGAAGGTGACCGACTCCTCGTCCGGCACCTTCGTCAACAACCTCACCTTCACGCTCGCGGCGACGAACGGGACCGTGACCAGCACCCGCGGTTGGACCGCTGTGGACGTGGTGCACGGGCGACGCCCGTTCCGGTTCGTGAACACCCACCTGGAGGCCTTCCACCCTGGTGTGCGGGTGCTGCAGGCGCGCGAGCTGCTGGCCGGCCCCCTCGCCACAGCACCGGGTGACGTCATCCTCGTCGGGGACCTCAACACGGGCCCCGAGCTGCCCGTCGCCGAGAACCGGCTCGCCTACGCCGCGCTGGTGGCCGGTGGGATGCGGGACACGTGGCAGATCCTGCATCCGGGTGAACCGGGCTACACCGCGGGTCTGGGCGACGACCTGAACCAACCCGCCGACGCGGTCGAGCACCGCATCGACATGGTCCTGTTCCGGGGGGCGGTCGTTCCCGTCTCGAGCCTCATCTTCGGCACCGAGCGGCAGACCCCCGACGGCCGGTGGGCATCGGACCACCTCGGCTACCTGGCCGTGCTGGCCTTGAAGTAG